One region of Mycolicibacterium insubricum genomic DNA includes:
- a CDS encoding DUF3887 domain-containing protein: protein MGHVCRARIGVVAVVALLLATMTGCSRHDDSTQPSPDAAQHAVALLDALVRGDTGDVTAEFDSTMRESLSADQLAVSWAGYQSMLGAYQSHGDPTQVARGDLTVVSVPLTMANAPGEFRVTFRPDGTVAGLWLLKAGVPIP, encoded by the coding sequence ATGGGACACGTCTGTCGCGCTCGGATCGGCGTCGTGGCCGTCGTCGCACTGCTACTGGCGACCATGACCGGCTGTTCCCGCCACGACGATTCGACCCAACCCAGCCCGGACGCCGCCCAGCATGCGGTGGCGCTGCTCGACGCGCTGGTGCGCGGCGACACCGGGGACGTGACCGCGGAGTTCGACTCGACCATGCGCGAATCGCTGTCAGCCGACCAGCTGGCCGTCTCCTGGGCGGGTTATCAGAGCATGCTGGGCGCCTACCAGTCCCACGGTGATCCGACGCAGGTCGCCCGCGGCGATCTGACGGTGGTCAGCGTGCCGTTGACGATGGCCAATGCGCCCGGCGAGTTCCGGGTGACGTTCCGGCCCGACGGCACCGTCGCCGGTCTGTGGCTGCTGAAGGCGGGCGTCCCGATTCCCTGA
- a CDS encoding arylsulfatase has protein sequence MTTGPQVSRTHLPIPSAPRTGLVTYDAKDPDTPHPLIRDIRPPEGAPNILVVLLDDVGFGAASAFGGPCATPTAERLAAGGLKYNRFHTTALCSPTRQALLTGRNHHSAGMGGITEIATGQPGYNSVLPNTMSPIARTLKLNGYNTAQFGKCHEVPVWQTSQVGPFDAWPSAGGGFEHFYGFIGGEANQWYPSLYEGTTPIEVDRTPEQGYHLTEDLADKAIAWIGQQKALAPDKPFFTYFAPGATHAPHHAPKDWIDKYRGKFDAGWDALREQTFARQKELGVIPQDAELTPRPEQIPAWDDMPEELKPVLRRQMEVYAGFLEHTDHHVGRVIDALDKLGILDDTLVYYIVGDNGASAEGTFNGTFNEMLNFNGMAALETPEFLMERLDEFGGPDSYNHYAVGWAHAMCTPYQWTKQVASHWGGTRNGTVVHWPNGFQSRGEHRDQFHHVIDVAPTLLEAAGIPEPLFVNGVQQAPIEGTSMLYSFNDGGSADRHETQYFEMFGNRGIYHKGWTAVTKHKTPWVLMGEDTVAFDDDVWELYDTTVDWTQAKDLSKEQPQRLHQLQRLWLIEATRFNVLPLDDNLTVRMNPDLAGRPTLIKGNTQVLFAGMGRLSENCVLNLKNKSHSVTAEIDVPEGGAEGVIVAQGANIGGWSLYAHGGKLKYCYNLGGLQHFFAESAEPLPSGAHQVRMEFAYDGPGLAKGGTVTLFVDGAAVGTGQVAATLTNVYSADDGLDVGADTGSAVSPDYRPGDNRFTGRVRGVQLAIAEESDAAGHQVDPAEAVRIALARQ, from the coding sequence ATGACAACGGGCCCACAGGTTTCCAGAACCCATCTGCCGATTCCGAGCGCGCCGCGAACGGGACTGGTCACCTACGACGCGAAGGATCCGGACACCCCGCATCCGCTGATCCGCGACATCCGGCCCCCGGAGGGCGCCCCGAACATCCTGGTGGTCCTGCTCGACGATGTCGGGTTCGGTGCGGCCAGCGCGTTCGGCGGGCCGTGCGCCACCCCGACCGCCGAACGGCTCGCGGCCGGCGGTCTGAAGTACAACCGGTTCCACACCACCGCCTTGTGTTCACCCACGCGGCAGGCCCTGCTGACCGGGCGTAACCATCACTCGGCGGGGATGGGTGGGATCACCGAGATCGCCACCGGCCAGCCCGGCTACAACTCGGTGCTGCCCAACACCATGTCGCCGATCGCGCGGACCCTCAAGCTCAACGGGTACAACACCGCGCAGTTCGGCAAATGCCATGAAGTGCCGGTGTGGCAGACCAGCCAGGTGGGGCCGTTCGACGCCTGGCCCAGCGCCGGTGGGGGTTTCGAGCACTTCTACGGCTTCATCGGCGGCGAAGCCAACCAGTGGTACCCCTCGCTGTACGAGGGGACCACCCCGATCGAGGTGGACCGCACCCCCGAGCAGGGCTACCACCTCACCGAGGACCTGGCGGACAAGGCGATCGCCTGGATCGGTCAGCAGAAGGCCCTCGCACCGGACAAGCCGTTCTTCACCTACTTCGCGCCAGGCGCCACCCACGCCCCGCACCACGCACCCAAGGACTGGATCGACAAGTACCGCGGCAAGTTCGACGCCGGCTGGGATGCATTGCGGGAGCAGACCTTCGCCCGGCAGAAGGAACTCGGGGTGATCCCGCAGGACGCCGAGCTGACGCCGCGGCCCGAGCAGATCCCGGCCTGGGACGACATGCCCGAGGAGCTCAAGCCCGTGCTGCGCCGGCAGATGGAGGTCTACGCAGGGTTCCTCGAGCACACCGACCACCACGTCGGCCGGGTCATCGACGCGCTGGACAAGCTCGGAATACTCGACGACACCTTGGTCTACTACATCGTCGGGGACAACGGCGCCTCCGCCGAGGGCACCTTCAACGGCACGTTCAACGAGATGCTGAACTTCAACGGGATGGCCGCGCTGGAGACACCCGAGTTCCTGATGGAACGCCTCGACGAGTTCGGCGGCCCGGACTCCTACAACCACTACGCGGTGGGCTGGGCGCACGCCATGTGCACCCCATACCAGTGGACCAAGCAGGTCGCCTCGCACTGGGGTGGCACCCGCAACGGCACGGTGGTGCACTGGCCCAACGGTTTCCAGTCCCGCGGCGAGCATCGTGATCAGTTCCATCACGTGATCGACGTGGCGCCCACTTTGCTGGAGGCCGCCGGGATCCCGGAGCCGCTGTTCGTCAACGGGGTGCAGCAGGCGCCGATCGAGGGCACCAGCATGCTGTACTCGTTCAACGACGGCGGGTCCGCCGACCGGCACGAGACCCAGTACTTCGAAATGTTCGGCAACCGCGGCATCTACCACAAGGGCTGGACCGCGGTGACCAAGCACAAGACACCGTGGGTGCTCATGGGCGAGGACACCGTCGCATTCGATGACGACGTGTGGGAACTCTATGACACCACGGTCGACTGGACCCAGGCGAAGGATCTGTCGAAGGAGCAGCCGCAGCGTCTGCACCAATTGCAGCGACTGTGGCTGATCGAGGCGACGCGATTCAACGTCCTGCCGCTGGACGACAACCTCACGGTCAGGATGAATCCCGACCTGGCCGGACGCCCGACGCTGATCAAGGGGAACACGCAGGTGCTGTTCGCGGGGATGGGGCGGCTCTCGGAGAACTGCGTGCTCAACCTCAAGAACAAGTCGCACTCGGTGACCGCCGAGATCGACGTGCCCGAGGGCGGCGCCGAAGGCGTGATCGTCGCGCAGGGCGCCAACATCGGCGGCTGGTCGCTGTACGCCCACGGAGGCAAGCTCAAGTACTGCTACAACCTCGGTGGCCTGCAGCATTTCTTCGCCGAATCCGCCGAACCGCTGCCTTCCGGTGCGCATCAGGTGCGCATGGAATTCGCCTACGACGGGCCGGGTCTGGCTAAGGGCGGCACGGTGACCCTGTTCGTCGACGGCGCCGCGGTGGGTACCGGGCAGGTGGCGGCAACGCTGACCAACGTGTACTCCGCCGACGACGGGCTCGACGTCGGTGCGGACACCGGTTCGGCGGTCTCACCCGACTACCGGCCAGGTGACAACCGCTTCACCGGCCGGGTGCGCGGCGTGCAACTGGCGATCGCCGAGGAATCTGACGCCGCCGGCCATCAGGTGGACCCCGCCGAGGCCGTGCGGATCGCCCTGGCCCGCCAGTAG
- a CDS encoding GAP family protein produces the protein MAQSWSAVLTDLVPLGLVVALSPITVIPAVLVLQAPRPRRSGLAFLAGWVSGLAAVTALSAAGAGALTTEREGPPEWAAWMRVILGTVLILVGVYHWLTRRRHTDPPGWMRSFETITPPRAAITAVVLVLARPDVLLICLPAGLAIGTSGLPGAGVWIATAFFVMLASASVALPILTYAGFGQRLDRTLARLKTWMEANNAALLAVLLLVLGAMVLHHGIDGLHARR, from the coding sequence ATGGCGCAGAGCTGGAGCGCGGTGCTCACCGACCTCGTCCCGCTCGGGCTGGTCGTTGCACTGTCGCCGATCACGGTGATTCCGGCGGTGTTGGTCTTGCAGGCGCCGAGACCTCGACGGAGCGGCCTGGCGTTTCTCGCCGGCTGGGTGTCGGGGTTGGCCGCGGTGACCGCACTCAGCGCCGCCGGTGCGGGAGCACTCACCACCGAACGCGAGGGGCCGCCGGAATGGGCGGCCTGGATGCGGGTGATCCTCGGCACCGTCCTGATCCTGGTCGGTGTCTACCACTGGCTGACCCGCCGCCGGCACACCGATCCGCCCGGGTGGATGCGGTCCTTCGAAACGATCACGCCGCCCCGGGCGGCGATCACCGCCGTGGTCCTTGTGCTGGCGCGGCCCGACGTGCTGCTCATCTGCCTTCCGGCCGGGCTGGCGATCGGCACCAGCGGATTGCCCGGAGCCGGCGTCTGGATCGCGACGGCCTTCTTCGTCATGCTGGCGTCCGCCTCGGTCGCCCTCCCGATCCTCACCTACGCGGGCTTCGGACAGCGTCTCGACCGGACGCTGGCGCGGCTGAAAACCTGGATGGAGGCCAACAACGCCGCGCTGCTGGCGGTGTTGCTGCTGGTGCTCGGTGCGATGGTGCTCCATCACGGGATCGACGGGCTGCACGCCCGCCGGTGA